A region of Streptomyces paludis DNA encodes the following proteins:
- a CDS encoding L,D-transpeptidase codes for MRHLTKRAGSGRAAALTCAGLVAVLALLSGCTGAATFTEGKSPRAPGDTISVTPEDGAKDIGRTDPVEVSVPDGRLERVTVTRIEDAQPAELPGQLSDDGRTWTPKSGERVALAAKYSVDAVAVDGAGRRSARHTTFTTAVPTDRFIGYFSPENRSTVGTGMIISFDFNRKIRDRAAVQRAISVTADPPVDIAGHWFGDQRLDFRPREYWEPGTSVTIALALRDVQAAPGVFGIQDKTIGFTVGRSQVSLVDAEKHTMEVRRDGDLLSTLPITAGAPKSTTYNGKMVVTELYDVTRMDGRTVGFGGEYDIKDVPHAIRLTTSGTFLHGNYWAESDTFGSENVSHGCVGLRDVKGGGADTPAGWFFDRTLIGDVVEVVNSRDRTVAADNGLGGWNLDWNRWKAGSALH; via the coding sequence GTGAGACACCTAACGAAGCGGGCGGGGAGCGGCAGAGCCGCCGCCCTGACATGCGCAGGACTGGTGGCCGTACTGGCCCTACTGTCGGGATGCACCGGCGCGGCAACGTTCACCGAGGGCAAGTCGCCGCGCGCCCCCGGGGACACCATCAGCGTCACCCCGGAGGACGGCGCCAAGGACATCGGCCGTACGGACCCGGTCGAGGTGAGCGTGCCGGACGGCCGGCTGGAACGGGTCACGGTGACCCGGATCGAGGACGCCCAGCCGGCGGAGCTGCCCGGACAGCTCTCCGACGACGGCCGCACCTGGACCCCGAAGAGCGGCGAGCGCGTCGCGCTCGCCGCCAAATACAGCGTGGACGCGGTCGCGGTGGACGGCGCCGGACGCCGCTCGGCGCGCCACACCACCTTCACGACGGCGGTCCCCACGGACCGGTTCATCGGCTACTTCTCGCCGGAGAACCGCTCCACCGTCGGCACCGGCATGATCATCTCCTTCGACTTCAACCGGAAGATCCGCGACCGCGCCGCCGTCCAGCGCGCCATCAGCGTGACCGCCGATCCGCCGGTGGACATCGCGGGCCACTGGTTCGGCGACCAGCGGCTCGACTTCCGGCCCCGGGAGTACTGGGAGCCCGGCACCTCGGTCACCATCGCGCTGGCCCTGCGGGACGTCCAGGCGGCGCCGGGGGTCTTCGGCATCCAGGACAAGACCATCGGCTTCACGGTCGGCCGCTCCCAGGTCTCCCTGGTCGACGCCGAGAAACACACCATGGAGGTACGGCGGGACGGCGATCTGCTCTCGACCCTGCCGATCACCGCGGGCGCGCCGAAGAGCACCACGTACAACGGGAAGATGGTGGTCACCGAGTTGTACGACGTCACGCGCATGGACGGCAGGACGGTCGGGTTCGGCGGCGAGTACGACATCAAGGACGTCCCGCACGCCATCCGGCTCACCACCTCGGGGACCTTCCTGCACGGCAACTACTGGGCGGAATCGGACACGTTCGGCTCGGAGAACGTCAGCCACGGCTGTGTCGGGCTGCGGGACGTCAAGGGCGGCGGGGCCGACACCCCGGCGGGCTGGTTCTTCGACCGGACCCTGATCGGGGACGTGGTGGAGGTGGTCAACTCCCGTGACCGTACGGTCGCCGCCGACAACGGGCTGGGCGGCTGGAATCTCGACTGGAACCGGTGGAAGGCCGGTTCGGCGCTGCACTGA
- a CDS encoding sensor histidine kinase — protein sequence MDSYGGGEAWGRLPPGVPSGVAGPGSGSIEERWAQFHRWAPYFLLALATVVATAAAGPMGMSGAARTAGTAALVAVLAVEVWWSRTRPAEPKGSLAGQIYFWTRTALAFLLTWLNPFYAIYATLGYWDTDLLLRRRAIRAGAFVTAVAMAGAQSGGMPPRSVLGWFVFGALLVLHCSLAVVFGHLGARESARARERAATIAELERALAENAALHAQLLVQAREAGVADERRRLAAEIHDTIAQGLTGIIAQLQVVTAASDPALARVHLERASALARHSLGEARRSVQNLSPAELAEDSLPDALRKTVAVWSERSGVRAACTVTGTEEPLHDEVAATLLRIAQEALSNTARHAVATRAGVTLSYMGDEITLDIRDDGGGFDPLALPARRGTGGFGLAGMRARAERIAGTVTVESGAGEGTAVSARVPLVRHD from the coding sequence ATGGATTCGTACGGCGGGGGCGAGGCATGGGGACGGCTGCCGCCAGGTGTCCCGTCCGGTGTCGCCGGACCCGGCTCCGGGTCGATCGAGGAGCGCTGGGCCCAGTTCCACCGCTGGGCGCCGTACTTCCTGCTCGCCCTGGCCACCGTGGTCGCGACGGCCGCCGCGGGACCGATGGGGATGAGCGGAGCCGCCCGTACGGCGGGGACGGCGGCGCTCGTGGCGGTGCTCGCGGTCGAGGTGTGGTGGAGCCGCACCCGGCCCGCCGAGCCCAAGGGGTCCCTGGCCGGCCAGATCTACTTCTGGACGCGCACGGCCCTCGCGTTCCTGCTCACCTGGCTCAACCCCTTCTACGCCATCTACGCCACCCTCGGCTACTGGGACACCGACCTGCTGCTGCGCCGCCGCGCCATCCGGGCCGGGGCCTTCGTCACCGCCGTGGCCATGGCGGGCGCGCAGTCCGGCGGTATGCCGCCCCGGTCCGTACTGGGCTGGTTCGTCTTCGGCGCGCTGCTGGTGCTCCACTGCTCCCTGGCGGTCGTCTTCGGGCATCTGGGTGCCCGGGAGAGCGCTCGGGCACGGGAGCGGGCGGCGACCATCGCCGAGCTGGAACGGGCCCTCGCGGAGAACGCCGCGCTCCACGCCCAGCTGCTGGTCCAGGCCAGGGAGGCGGGGGTGGCCGACGAGCGGCGCAGGCTCGCCGCCGAGATCCACGACACCATCGCCCAGGGGCTGACCGGCATCATCGCCCAGCTTCAGGTGGTCACCGCGGCCTCCGACCCGGCTCTCGCCCGCGTCCATCTGGAGCGGGCCTCCGCCCTCGCCCGGCACAGCCTGGGCGAGGCGCGCAGATCCGTACAGAACCTGAGCCCGGCCGAACTGGCGGAGGACTCGCTTCCCGACGCGCTCAGGAAGACGGTGGCCGTCTGGTCGGAACGGTCCGGAGTACGGGCCGCGTGCACGGTCACCGGCACCGAGGAGCCGCTGCACGACGAGGTCGCGGCGACCCTGCTGCGGATCGCCCAGGAGGCGCTGTCCAACACCGCCCGGCACGCCGTCGCGACCCGGGCCGGTGTCACGCTCTCCTACATGGGCGACGAGATCACCCTCGACATCCGCGACGACGGCGGCGGCTTCGACCCGCTCGCGCTGCCCGCGCGCCGCGGTACGGGCGGCTTCGGCCTGGCCGGCATGCGCGCCCGCGCCGAGCGCATCGCCGGGACGGTCACCGTGGAGTCGGGGGCGGGGGAGGGGACGGCGGTCTCGGCTCGCGTACCGTTGGTCCGCCATGACTGA
- a CDS encoding response regulator gives MTGPPAPAITLIVVDDHPVVRDGLRGMFESAAGFTVLGEAANGVDGVALAARLDPDVVLMDLRMPGGGGVDAIAELTRRGARAKVLVLTTYDTDSDTLPAIEAGATGYLLKDAPREELFTAVRAAALGRTVLSPAVASRLVSRVRAPGAGGGEQLSAREREVLGLVARGTSNREIAAELFISEATVKTHLTHLYAKLGVKDRAAAVAAGYERGILG, from the coding sequence ATGACCGGTCCGCCCGCCCCGGCCATCACGCTGATCGTCGTCGACGACCACCCCGTCGTACGGGACGGCCTGCGCGGCATGTTCGAGTCGGCGGCCGGATTCACCGTGCTCGGCGAGGCGGCGAACGGCGTGGACGGTGTCGCGCTCGCCGCCCGGCTCGACCCGGATGTGGTCCTGATGGACCTGCGGATGCCGGGCGGCGGCGGGGTCGACGCGATCGCCGAGCTGACGCGGCGCGGTGCCCGCGCCAAGGTCCTCGTCCTCACCACGTACGACACGGACTCCGACACCCTCCCCGCGATCGAGGCGGGCGCGACGGGCTATCTGCTCAAGGACGCGCCCCGCGAGGAGCTGTTCACGGCCGTCCGGGCGGCGGCGCTGGGCCGTACCGTTCTGTCGCCCGCCGTCGCCTCCCGGCTGGTCTCCCGGGTACGGGCACCGGGCGCGGGCGGCGGCGAGCAGCTGTCCGCGCGGGAGCGCGAGGTGCTCGGGCTGGTCGCCCGGGGCACCTCGAACCGGGAGATCGCCGCGGAGCTGTTCATCAGCGAGGCGACGGTGAAGACCCATCTGACGCATCTGTACGCCAAGCTGGGCGTCAAGGACCGTGCGGCGGCGGTCGCGGCCGGGTACGAGCGGGGCATCCTCGGCTGA
- the glgX gene encoding glycogen debranching protein GlgX, whose protein sequence is MASAADQKAVPERREEVPEKREGPERREASLAPKGHPGPRAVRAEAPPEVWPGAPTPLGARYRVGPDGVAGTNFALWAGGAEAVELCLFTEAGRNGGETGAGETETRLPLTELTHEIWHGFVPGVRPGTRYGFRVHGRWDPWTGARWNPAKLLLDPYARAVDGDFALPPEVYGHVRDWPQQHIADTVRDDRDSAPYVPKGVVVHDDAPGDEWADDRRPKTPWADSVIYELHVKGFTQRHPGIPEELRGTYAGLAHPAAIGHLRRLGVTAVELLPVHQFAHEDHLLRRGLRNYWGYNSIGYFAPHAGYAATGTRGQQVAEFKAMVRALHAAGIEVILDVVYNHTAEAGERGPTLSLRGIDNRGYYRLPSDARRYTDYTGCGNTLHVVQPNVLRLITDSLRYWVTEMGVDGFRFDLAAALARSMHDVDMLSPFLAVIAQDPVLRRVKLIAEPWDVGNGGYQVGAFPPLWTEWNDRYRDAVRDFWRGALPDVRDLGYRLSGSSDLYAWGGRRPYASVNFITAHDGFTLRDLVSYEHKHNEANGEGNRDGTNDNRAWNCGAEGETDDAEVNALRRRQLRNLLTTLLVSTGVPMLVAGDEMGRTQGGNNNAYCQDSEVSWLDWSLLDDPSGAAAGLHRLTTRLLALRAAHPVLRRRAFFSGRPRDPDGLRDLAWFTPRGAEMTEEDWYAPASTLGLFLSGRDIPGRDERGERITDASFLTVLHAGHEERDFLLPGPPWARRYELVVDTAREEQDKPPGTVHEAGTAVRLPARSVLLFRVSDA, encoded by the coding sequence GTGGCGAGCGCAGCCGATCAGAAGGCAGTGCCGGAGCGGCGGGAGGAGGTACCGGAGAAGCGGGAGGGGCCGGAGAGGCGGGAGGCGTCTCTCGCGCCGAAGGGGCACCCGGGGCCGCGTGCCGTCCGCGCCGAGGCGCCTCCCGAGGTGTGGCCGGGGGCGCCGACGCCGCTCGGGGCGCGCTACCGGGTGGGGCCCGACGGGGTCGCGGGGACCAATTTCGCGCTCTGGGCGGGGGGCGCGGAGGCGGTGGAGCTGTGCCTCTTTACAGAGGCCGGCAGAAACGGGGGCGAGACCGGTGCGGGAGAGACCGAGACGCGGCTGCCGCTGACCGAGCTGACGCACGAGATCTGGCACGGCTTCGTGCCCGGCGTGCGGCCCGGCACCCGCTACGGCTTCCGCGTCCACGGCCGCTGGGACCCGTGGACGGGCGCCCGCTGGAATCCCGCGAAGCTGCTGCTCGATCCGTACGCGCGCGCGGTCGACGGTGACTTCGCGCTGCCTCCCGAGGTGTACGGGCATGTCCGCGACTGGCCGCAGCAGCACATCGCGGACACCGTGCGCGACGACCGCGACTCCGCGCCGTACGTCCCGAAGGGTGTCGTCGTCCACGACGACGCGCCCGGCGACGAGTGGGCCGACGACCGGCGGCCCAAGACGCCCTGGGCCGACTCGGTCATCTACGAGCTGCATGTGAAGGGCTTCACCCAGCGCCACCCGGGCATCCCGGAGGAGCTGCGCGGCACCTACGCGGGGCTGGCGCACCCGGCGGCCATCGGCCATCTGCGGCGGCTCGGGGTGACGGCGGTCGAGCTGCTGCCCGTACACCAGTTCGCCCATGAGGACCATCTGCTCCGGCGCGGGCTGCGCAACTACTGGGGCTACAACTCCATCGGCTACTTCGCCCCGCACGCCGGTTACGCGGCGACCGGCACCCGCGGTCAGCAGGTCGCGGAGTTCAAGGCGATGGTGCGGGCGCTGCACGCCGCCGGGATCGAGGTCATCCTCGACGTCGTCTACAACCACACGGCCGAGGCGGGCGAGCGGGGCCCGACGCTCTCGCTGCGCGGGATCGACAACCGCGGCTACTACCGGCTGCCGTCCGACGCCCGCCGCTACACGGACTACACCGGCTGCGGCAACACCCTCCACGTGGTCCAGCCGAACGTACTGCGGCTGATCACCGACTCGCTGCGCTACTGGGTCACGGAGATGGGCGTCGACGGCTTCCGCTTCGACCTCGCGGCGGCCCTCGCCCGCTCCATGCACGACGTGGACATGCTCTCCCCGTTTCTCGCGGTGATCGCCCAGGACCCCGTGCTGCGCCGGGTCAAACTGATCGCCGAGCCGTGGGACGTGGGCAACGGCGGCTATCAGGTCGGCGCGTTCCCGCCGCTGTGGACCGAGTGGAACGACCGCTACCGCGACGCCGTACGGGACTTCTGGCGCGGCGCCCTGCCCGACGTACGGGACCTCGGCTACCGGCTGTCGGGGTCGAGCGACCTCTACGCGTGGGGCGGCCGGCGGCCGTACGCCTCCGTCAACTTCATCACCGCGCACGACGGCTTCACCCTGCGCGACCTCGTCTCGTACGAGCACAAGCACAACGAGGCCAACGGCGAGGGCAACCGGGACGGCACGAACGACAACCGCGCCTGGAACTGCGGCGCCGAGGGCGAGACGGACGACGCGGAGGTCAACGCGCTGCGCCGCCGCCAGCTGCGCAATCTGCTGACCACCCTGCTGGTGTCGACGGGCGTCCCGATGCTGGTCGCGGGCGACGAGATGGGCCGTACGCAGGGCGGCAACAACAACGCGTACTGCCAGGACAGCGAGGTGAGCTGGCTCGACTGGTCGCTGCTGGACGACCCGTCGGGAGCGGCGGCCGGTCTGCACCGGCTGACCACCCGGCTGCTCGCCCTGCGCGCCGCCCACCCCGTCCTGCGCCGCCGCGCCTTCTTCTCCGGCCGCCCGCGCGACCCGGACGGGCTGCGCGACCTGGCCTGGTTCACGCCGCGGGGCGCGGAGATGACGGAGGAGGACTGGTACGCCCCGGCGTCGACCCTCGGCCTCTTCCTCTCGGGCCGCGACATCCCCGGCCGCGACGAGCGCGGCGAACGCATCACGGACGCCAGCTTCCTGACGGTCCTCCACGCGGGCCACGAGGAGCGCGACTTCCTGCTCCCGGGCCCACCGTGGGCGCGGCGGTACGAGCTGGTGGTCGACACGGCGAGGGAGGAGCAGGACAAACCCCCGGGAACGGTCCACGAGGCGGGCACGGCGGTACGGCTCCCGGCCCGCTCGGTCCTGCTGTTCCGGGTCTCGGACGCGTGA